Part of the Solanum pennellii chromosome 10, SPENNV200 genome is shown below.
AATATCTTCTCGTATTTCTAAAATTCGATTGATCAATCAAATTATATTAGTAACAAATTGAGATAGAgggattatatttttagtatcaacatggtaaatttttatctttttttgcgTTTGTTTTTCATTTGATGTACGGTACTCACATCTCTGGTGTCTAGACATCTGTTAAACCCTCAATGTGATGGTTCGAGCGACTTGAACTTGATTAACTATTTACATGATGAAACTAGTCAAGACCAAATGACTACAGTCAAGgttaagtttaaataaaaaaaagacctTGATAGTGGCGTCGCCGCATGGCTAAGGCATGCAAGGCAAGGTGTGGCTGAGACATGACAAGGGCTGGGCAGACtaaaccaaagcaagacaattaggTTTCACTCATTAAATTTGAATTCGTGttgaaaaatcatataataaagataaagtttgaactcaaaatttttaattaatttagattatGAATACTTATTAATGCACCATGATTCGATAGTAAATTTTTTACCTTGTTCATATACAGTTATTTATGAAttcctttttaaatatattccACTGCCTATTTTCAATCGACAGACTCAAATCGCCTCAGAGTTTGGAATTTTCTTTCAACTGTActattctctctctctctttctcgatAATGACTCAAGTTGATTTGGAATCACTAGTTTCCACCAATTCCGGCGGAAGTAATGACCGGAAAATTGTATGTGAAACTCTAGCGAAAGCCGCCGGCGTCAAAGCGGAGAAAAATGATATTCCAGACGACGAAAAGGAACTTCCGCCGGATTTCCCGCCGGAGTCATTCTGTCTTTCGAAAGATGCTGAACTCGATTGGTTTGATAGGAACGCAGTTCTGGAGCGTAAGGAATCAGCAAAAGGTAACAGTTCACACGGAACGAATGTGACTTCAAATTTGCAtccaaatttgaattcaaaCTCACAACGAATTCCATTGACTTTGAAAACTAAAACTACTTTCTTCGGTTTACCGAAGAGTAGTTCCGTTGATTCGAAGAGGAAAACATGTAAACCGGCGAATATGCGTTTTTTTCCGACGAAACGATCTGAATCGGCATTGAAAGCGGTTTCCGCTCCTGAACCGGTATCACCGAAGGTATCATGTATGGGAAGAGTGAGATCGAAGAAAGGTCGCCGGCGATCATGTGAAACAtcacaaaaatctgaaatatcaCTCGAGAGATCAAAAAGCAGCAGAACACCTAAACGGAAAATCGGATTCTATTCACGTGTACTTTCAATATTCGGATTCGGTCGGAGTAATATCAAACCGGTGAAGGCCAGTACAGAGAGAACGCATGATTCCATACCGGAAGAGCCAGTTCCGCCGAGAAAGAGCAACGCTGTGGTAACCGAAAAGGTTCATAAAGTTCCGGTGAGTGTTGAACCGGTTTCGGTTTCCGATTCAAGCGGTTTAGGAGGAATGATGAGGTTCACGTCGGGCCGGAGATCGGAATCCTGGGCCGCCGATGAGATCGATGCAGTGCTTTCAGAGTTGGGTACAGATCGGAAAGTGGGTCCCAATATAAGAAATTGAATTCCAGTGAAGGAGCGCGCGGAAGTCATTTCTATGATGGTTAAAATTTCGTTAATCCAACGTGGCAGTAAAATTTACTCAATATTTCTCTAGTTGagcaatttcttttttcaatttttgttggTTCAACTAGTTATGCGAGAATTATAATGTAAATTTAAATGTATTACTctcgaatttttttttattaatttcctTCTATGAACCGTAAACGTAACGATATAATAGTAAGGTTTATGGTTCAAAGTCATAATAGAAGAAATATTTGTCTACTTCATACATACTCCATTTGATTAGGAATAGAACTCAGTTGGTAGGACTCCGCTCTAGCAATTGAATCGTTACAAGTATTTAAGGTTTATATGTTCAGGcaataatgataatattttttatttaaacttttttgaATAATGCATAATACACAAATTAATTACtttgtatacaaatatttttcttttttatttgctaaTATCATTCCATATTTATTgtagttaaaatttaaaaaagaaacataaatcAAACAACTCAACATTTGGAAAGATTTTGGTACAATAATAATGTTGAATGATAGGTGaagtaatatttaatatattcaatttatgACATACTACACATcttacatatatttaataatattaccGTACATAAAAGGAATCTAGtttatttacataattaatacGGAGAAAACATAGAATAGCATCCAAAGAAACAAAGTGATAAGAAAGTTATATTGAAATTCACGCTTTTAATATTACTTCATTTACTTTATGGAGTTTAATTATACTAATATTTtgagatataattttttattatattaaaataaaaattaatataagttataatatttcttattgttttaaatgttataattttaatttaatttaattaattatctttaaaaattaggTAAATAAACTTTCACaaattaaaacatgaaaaataaaagaaaacgaAGAGAGTACATGCCAAAATCTAAAATTGCAAGTTTCTTTGGAATTAGGACAACTTTGAATAAT
Proteins encoded:
- the LOC107032519 gene encoding uncharacterized protein LOC107032519; its protein translation is MTQVDLESLVSTNSGGSNDRKIVCETLAKAAGVKAEKNDIPDDEKELPPDFPPESFCLSKDAELDWFDRNAVLERKESAKGNSSHGTNVTSNLHPNLNSNSQRIPLTLKTKTTFFGLPKSSSVDSKRKTCKPANMRFFPTKRSESALKAVSAPEPVSPKVSCMGRVRSKKGRRRSCETSQKSEISLERSKSSRTPKRKIGFYSRVLSIFGFGRSNIKPVKASTERTHDSIPEEPVPPRKSNAVVTEKVHKVPVSVEPVSVSDSSGLGGMMRFTSGRRSESWAADEIDAVLSELGTDRKVGPNIRN